A single region of the Mycobacterium avium subsp. avium genome encodes:
- a CDS encoding DUF3349 domain-containing protein: protein MDLAHWVTSIVAFVRAGYPAGMPATGHVPLVALAHRRLCHDDITAIATDLIARRLWPISSVDIGVEITRFTNQLPSPQDVDLVLRRVHAIRCSRG, encoded by the coding sequence ATGGACCTGGCGCACTGGGTGACCAGCATTGTGGCTTTCGTGCGGGCCGGCTACCCCGCCGGCATGCCGGCCACCGGTCACGTGCCGTTGGTGGCGTTGGCGCACCGGCGTCTGTGCCACGACGACATCACCGCCATCGCAACCGATCTCATCGCCCGCCGACTGTGGCCGATCAGCTCCGTTGACATCGGGGTCGAGATCACCCGGTTCACCAATCAGCTGCCCTCACCGCAGGACGTCGACCTGGTGTTGCGCCGCGTTCACGCGATCCGCTGCTCGCGCGGATAG
- a CDS encoding DUF3097 family protein, producing MMDRYGTDVLAPGRRKPRSTEHPAEPGLVVEDVETGYVGAVVRVEYGRVDLEDRRGHVRGFPLGPGFLLEGRPVILTAPRRPAPAAAARTASGSVAVPGARARVARASRIYVEGRHDAELIAQVWGEDLRIEGVVVEQLGGVDDLVDIVAEFAPGPGRRLGVLVDHLVPGSKEARIADAVRRGPGGTDTLVVGHPYVDIWQAVKPQRLGLAAWPEVPRHVEWKHGVCRALRLPHADQADIARAWRHIRSRVRDWNDLEPALISRVEELIDFVTQSAA from the coding sequence GTGATGGATCGCTATGGAACGGATGTCCTTGCGCCGGGTCGGCGCAAGCCCCGCTCGACCGAGCATCCCGCCGAGCCGGGGCTGGTGGTCGAGGACGTGGAAACCGGCTACGTCGGCGCGGTGGTGCGGGTGGAATACGGTCGGGTGGATCTGGAAGACCGGCGCGGTCATGTGCGTGGGTTTCCTTTGGGCCCTGGGTTTTTGCTCGAAGGCCGCCCGGTCATCTTGACGGCGCCGCGGCGGCCGGCGCCGGCCGCCGCGGCCAGGACGGCGTCCGGATCGGTCGCCGTGCCGGGCGCGCGAGCGCGGGTTGCCCGCGCCAGCCGCATCTACGTCGAGGGCCGTCACGACGCCGAACTGATCGCGCAGGTGTGGGGGGAGGACCTGCGGATCGAAGGCGTCGTCGTCGAGCAACTCGGCGGCGTCGACGATCTGGTGGACATCGTCGCCGAGTTTGCACCCGGCCCGGGGCGGCGGCTCGGCGTGCTCGTCGACCACCTGGTGCCCGGTTCCAAGGAGGCGCGCATCGCCGACGCGGTGCGACGGGGGCCGGGTGGGACCGACACGCTGGTCGTCGGCCACCCCTACGTCGACATCTGGCAGGCGGTCAAACCGCAGCGGCTGGGCCTGGCGGCCTGGCCGGAGGTGCCCCGGCACGTGGAGTGGAAGCACGGCGTGTGCCGGGCGTTGCGTTTGCCGCACGCCGATCAGGCCGACATCGCCCGGGCGTGGCGGCACATCCGTTCGCGGGTGCGTGACTGGAACGACCTCGAGCCGGCGCTGATCAGCCGGGTCGAAGAACTCATCGACTTCGTGACGCAGTCGGCCGCCTGA
- a CDS encoding carbohydrate ABC transporter permease: MGSSEAVIKRTVLRAATVYAALLGIAWCALFPIAWAVSGSLKTEGEVSEPTLVPARPRWSNYTEVFALMPIGRMFVNTVLYAGCVTAGHVFFCSLAGYAFARLDFRGRNTLFVVYLGTLMVPLTVTVIPQFLIMRTLGWVDTPWAMIVPGFFGSAFGTYLMRQFFRTLPTDLEEAAILDGCTPWQVYWRILLPHARPAVMVLAVLTWVNVWNDFLWPLLMIQRSSLATLTLGLVRMKGEYVARWPVLMAASMLIMLPLVIIYAIAQRSFVRGIAVTGMGG; encoded by the coding sequence GTGGGCTCAAGTGAGGCCGTCATCAAGCGCACCGTGCTCCGCGCCGCCACCGTCTACGCCGCGCTGCTGGGCATCGCCTGGTGCGCGCTGTTCCCGATCGCGTGGGCGGTGTCGGGATCGCTGAAAACCGAGGGCGAGGTCAGCGAGCCCACGCTGGTGCCGGCCCGCCCGCGCTGGTCGAACTACACCGAGGTGTTCGCGTTGATGCCGATCGGGCGGATGTTCGTCAACACCGTGCTGTACGCCGGCTGCGTCACCGCCGGGCATGTCTTCTTCTGTTCCCTGGCCGGATACGCCTTCGCCCGACTGGATTTCCGCGGCCGCAACACGCTGTTCGTGGTCTACCTGGGCACGCTGATGGTGCCGCTGACGGTGACGGTGATCCCGCAATTCCTGATCATGCGGACGCTGGGGTGGGTCGACACCCCGTGGGCGATGATCGTGCCCGGGTTCTTCGGCAGCGCTTTCGGCACCTACCTGATGCGGCAATTCTTCCGCACCCTTCCCACCGATCTGGAGGAAGCGGCGATCCTGGACGGTTGCACACCGTGGCAGGTCTACTGGCGGATCCTGCTGCCGCACGCCCGGCCGGCGGTGATGGTGCTCGCCGTGCTCACCTGGGTCAACGTCTGGAACGACTTCCTGTGGCCGCTGTTGATGATTCAGCGCAGCAGCCTGGCCACCCTGACCCTGGGCCTGGTCCGGATGAAGGGCGAATACGTTGCCCGCTGGCCGGTTCTGATGGCAGCCTCGATGCTGATCATGCTGCCCCTGGTCATCATCTACGCGATCGCGCAACGCTCGTTCGTCCGCGGCATCGCCGTCACCGGGATGGGCGGGTGA
- a CDS encoding patatin-like phospholipase family protein, producing MVNTVRADLVCEGGGVRGIGLVGAVDALAAAGYRFPRVAGSSAGAVVASLVAALQTAGEPLSRLTDIMRTIDYRKFLDRNLIGHVPVIGGGLSLLTSDGVYRGAYLEQLLAGLLGDLGVRTFGDLRTGEAPEQFAWSLVVTASDLSRRRLVRIPWDLGSYGIDPDDFPVARAVHASSAIPYVFEPVRVGGATWVDGGLLSDFPVELFDRPDGQPQWPTFGIRLSARPGIPPTHPVHGPVSLGIAAIETLVSNQDNAYIDDPCTVRRTIFVPAEDVSPIDFDITAQQREALYERGRQAGQQFLQTWNYADYLKACGGPVPETP from the coding sequence ATGGTGAACACAGTGCGTGCCGACCTGGTGTGCGAAGGCGGCGGCGTCCGCGGCATCGGGCTGGTCGGGGCGGTGGATGCGCTGGCCGCGGCCGGCTACCGGTTTCCCCGGGTGGCCGGCAGCAGCGCCGGCGCGGTGGTCGCCTCGCTGGTGGCGGCCCTGCAAACCGCCGGCGAGCCGCTGAGCCGGCTGACCGACATCATGCGCACCATCGACTACCGGAAGTTCTTGGACCGCAACCTGATCGGCCACGTGCCGGTGATCGGCGGGGGACTGTCGCTGTTGACGTCGGACGGCGTGTACCGCGGGGCTTACCTGGAGCAGTTGCTGGCCGGTCTGCTCGGCGATCTGGGCGTGCGGACGTTCGGCGATCTGCGCACCGGCGAGGCGCCCGAGCAGTTCGCCTGGTCGCTCGTGGTGACCGCCAGCGACCTGTCCCGGCGCCGGCTGGTACGCATCCCCTGGGACCTCGGCTCGTACGGCATCGACCCCGACGACTTCCCGGTGGCCCGCGCGGTGCACGCCTCGTCGGCGATTCCGTATGTGTTCGAGCCGGTTCGGGTCGGCGGTGCCACCTGGGTGGACGGCGGCTTGCTGTCGGACTTTCCGGTCGAGTTGTTCGACCGGCCGGACGGGCAACCGCAGTGGCCCACCTTCGGGATCCGGTTGTCGGCCCGGCCGGGCATTCCGCCCACCCATCCCGTGCACGGCCCGGTGTCGTTGGGGATCGCGGCGATCGAGACGCTGGTCAGCAACCAGGACAACGCCTACATCGACGACCCGTGCACCGTGCGGCGCACCATCTTCGTGCCTGCCGAGGACGTCAGCCCGATCGACTTCGACATCACCGCACAGCAACGCGAAGCACTCTACGAACGGGGAAGGCAAGCGGGCCAACAGTTTCTGCAGACTTGGAACTACGCCGACTACTTGAAGGCCTGCGGCGGCCCGGTGCCCGAAACTCCGTGA
- a CDS encoding ABC transporter ATP-binding protein, translating into MASVTFQQATRRYPGADRPALDNLNLVVGDGEFVVLVGPSGCGKTTSLRMVAGLETVDSGRILIGDRDVTNVDPKQRDVAMVFQNYALYPHMTVAQNMGFAMKIAKTPKAQIRERVLDAAKLLDLQPYLDRKPKDLSGGQRQRVAMGRAIVRRPQVFLMDEPLSNLDAKLRVQTRNQIAALQRRLGTTTVYVTHDQVEAMTMGDRVAVLRDGVLQQFAPPRELYRNPSNVFVAGFIGSPAMNLFTLPVVDSAVSLGDWPIALPREIAAAASEVVVGVRPEHFELGGLGVEMEVDVVEELGADAYLYGRITGSGKVIDAPIVARVDGRNPPEKGSRVRLHPAPGHLHFFGRNGQRIGVRGSW; encoded by the coding sequence ATGGCTTCGGTGACTTTCCAGCAAGCGACCCGGCGTTACCCGGGGGCGGACCGGCCCGCCCTGGACAACCTGAACCTCGTTGTCGGCGACGGTGAATTCGTGGTGCTGGTCGGACCCTCCGGCTGCGGCAAGACCACCTCACTGCGGATGGTGGCCGGGCTGGAAACCGTGGACTCCGGACGCATCCTGATCGGTGACCGGGACGTCACCAACGTCGACCCCAAGCAACGAGACGTGGCGATGGTCTTCCAGAACTATGCGCTGTACCCGCACATGACGGTGGCCCAGAACATGGGGTTCGCCATGAAGATCGCCAAGACCCCCAAGGCGCAGATCCGCGAGCGGGTGCTGGACGCCGCGAAACTGCTTGACCTGCAACCGTATCTGGATCGCAAACCCAAAGATCTGTCCGGCGGTCAGCGGCAGCGAGTGGCGATGGGTCGCGCGATCGTGCGCCGGCCGCAGGTCTTCCTGATGGATGAACCGCTGTCCAATCTCGACGCCAAGCTGCGGGTGCAGACCCGCAACCAGATCGCCGCGCTGCAGCGGCGGCTGGGCACCACCACCGTCTACGTCACCCACGACCAAGTGGAGGCGATGACGATGGGTGACCGCGTCGCCGTGCTGCGCGACGGTGTGCTGCAACAGTTCGCGCCGCCCCGCGAGCTCTACCGCAATCCGAGCAACGTCTTCGTGGCGGGCTTCATCGGATCGCCGGCGATGAATCTGTTCACCTTGCCGGTAGTGGATTCGGCTGTGTCACTTGGTGATTGGCCGATCGCACTGCCACGCGAGATCGCCGCCGCGGCAAGCGAAGTCGTCGTCGGGGTGCGTCCCGAGCATTTCGAGCTGGGCGGCCTCGGTGTCGAGATGGAGGTCGACGTGGTCGAGGAGTTGGGTGCCGACGCCTACCTGTACGGCCGGATCACCGGTTCGGGCAAGGTGATCGACGCGCCGATCGTCGCGCGTGTCGACGGGCGCAACCCCCCGGAGAAGGGCAGCAGGGTGCGCCTGCATCCCGCACCCGGGCACCTGCACTTCTTCGGGCGCAACGGCCAGCGAATCGGGGTAAGGGGGTCATGGTGA